DNA from Toxoplasma gondii ME49 chromosome X, whole genome shotgun sequence:
TTGACATCCTCGATTTGGAGATTTCCGAAATCAGCCAGGCAATGTGTAGCGAGTTGTTGCAGGATCCCGCGCCGGATACGGACACTAAGGAGACAAATCGATCTGGACACTTGGTTCCTTCGCCTGGGTCGAGGGGACAGATGCCCTCTTCGCCCGCCTCCGGCTGTCCTTCCAGCACGCCGTTTGATTCAGAGCCTCATCAGCCCCGactcgtctctgcagaaaaggaaacacgAACGGATCTTTTTGCAGCCACGAGCATGCGGAGTGCCacgggtggagagagaagaaacgggtCCATCGATGAGCGAGGGGGCGATTGCACCTGGAATGAAGGCGAGCGTGAGAAACcggagggagacagcgagacgcgagaaaggaCACCCGTTGCTTTTCCCGCTTGCGTGGAAATGACATGCGGCGCTCCGAACGCGTCCTGTCAACGCGAGTTCATCGATGCCAAGCAGCGGGCCGAGGAGCTGCGTTGTATAGGCGTCGATCCGGGGCTCGTCTTCCcacagcagacagagaagctgaaACTTTCCGAGGTAGAAGAGCGGAAAATCTCGAGACTGGTGACCGGAGACTTCGCCGCCGGTGACGGGTGCGAGGCGATGGACTTGAGAGAGCCGGGAGACAGCTCGCAGGGCGGAGACCTGGCGCATGACACGGAGCCTCTGCGCTTCTGGAGTGTCGAGAGAGCCGATAGCCGCGAAAATGGCGCTGACTGGTCCACGCCAGCTTCTAAGTCTCCCCTGGCTCATGCGCGGCTTCCCGAACAGACAGGCGCAGGGAGCCAGCTCTGTCAAGTCAAAGACCTGGAGTTCTGGCCAAAGGTAGGGGCCGACGTCGTGCAGACTCAAGAGGTGGGGCATGGGGATGGGCGGCTGGGCGACCGGGGGGTCTCACACATAGAAACCGAGGACCAGATTTCGTCTCAGGCCCTCTGCGGAAAACCTTTGACTGAATCTCTGAGTGTGGCGTCTTTCGCTCTCAAAACTGGTGCGCGGGCGCCTCTGTGTCCTTCGCTCGCAGAGCATGGAGAAGCCTCGACAGAAAACCGGGCGGATCCCTCAGTGCCTTGCAGAGGAGATACAGATGACCTGGTCTTTGCGGGACTCTTCGACGCATGTGCCcgagagactggagaacTGCCTGAGATCCTGACGGAGCTTCTTGCGACAGGGGCACCTGGAGCTGGGTCGGCTCCGTGCGTCGGAGACCCTTCGAGTTTAGGCTCGGGCGACTTGCCCTGTGGACCCGCATCGGGGGCGCTGGTGGTCAATGGGTTTCAGGGAAGaccaggaagagaaaacgcaacacATAATGGCTCCGATTCACCTTTGGTGCAGGCGGGTCGACAAGGACATGGCTTTTCCCTTCCCCTGCACGGCGACGATGGCGGACGCCACAGAAGCGTTTCAGAGAGCGGGCGAGCCCAGTTGCCGGAGACTCTGCATGCCAACTGTGGGGTGGCCGGGCCAGGATCCCGGGAATTCTCGGCGAAGCGGGGAGTGACCGGTTCGCTGGAGGCGCAGCCCCAGGTTTTCGAGAGGCCTGGTGTCTCTGCTATGAGCCCAGCGGGTCCAGGTCAGGGTTGGAGACTCCCCGCAGGCGAGAGGCCCCATgtcgagcagagacagccagaCCAGCCGCAACAGGATGGGAGCATGGCGCCCGCTTTCCAGTGCAACCAAGAGCAGgcctcgcgcatgcacgcagctGGCTCGCGGGAGGCGACCTCGTCGGCTCTGCTCTCGGCGCTGCTCAATCCTCCGTTCGACCCGCTTCCGGCAGATCTGCACACGCTTCTGGCTAccgagagcagcgacgagagtTTGGGTGCCAGCGGGTTGAacagtctctcttcctccgagTCATCGAGTCTCGCGCTCCCGCTGCCAGGCAGCTTGGCTGCAGAGAACGCCTTGCTTTCGCCGTCTTCGAACCGTACGCCGGAAAACCCTCGAGGGATAGGCCCAGGCGACGCAGACCCCCTCGCCCACCTCCTACCCTTCTCCCGACGCGAGAGggcgcacagagagaaactcgtGGGAGAGGCAACGCCCTCGGACGCCCTGGACGCCAACGCGCGACAGGCGAACGTGCTTCGCCCCCAGCAAGGCGCAGTTTCGACTCTGCAGCCGGAGCCGCCTCGCGGGGCGCCTCTGCCTCAAACTCAAGTGTCCGGGATGTCTGGTCTGTTGTCGCCCGGAACTCTTCTCGGCGGAAACGCGAGAATGATGCCGCAGTTCATCGGCCACGCGCACCGGCCCCGTCCACTTGTTTCTGGGGTGTCTGGACAGCCGGTCTACATCGACAGAGTGCACAGTCGACTCCCGCTCGGCCTCCAGTTTGACGTCCAGGGAGGGCGTCAGGGAGGGAGACTCGGGGAGATTCCGGCTCCAATGTCCCGTCTCTCGCAAGCGGCAAATTTCCTTCAATTCCAACCCCCACAGGCGACTCAACCACGAGCAACCTGTCGGAGTGTGCCACCGCAGCCGCGTCGAACTCAACTCTGcggaggtgtacagacacttgaagtcgaggaaagagCGTCCCAAGGAGGCCCACAAAAGGATGGACGACTCCTGGAGATGTGTGGGCCTGCGGGGCTGCGCGGGCTTCCAGCCTTTCGGGAGAGAGGGTTTCTCGGAGGCGAGGGCCGTGGAGACCGAGGGATGAGCTCTGTATCCCAGGGGCCTCCCCAGAGAGCCCTTGAGGCATCACGCCCTCTCCAGCCCTTTCCCTTTCGAACGATGTCGCAACAGCAGATTCAGGAGAATCTCCAGCGACAGATTCTCTTGACGGCGGCCCGAAGTGGAAACGCGGGTATGCCGGATGGGAACCTCTTGGGGACGGAATTCTGGGCTCCGGGCCAACAGGCCCCGGCGGGGCTGCCGCAGCCGGGGACTGCAGGGGTCAGGGTAGGCCTCTGGCGAGGCGGTTTGCCTCAGGGGCGTTCAAGCGTTCAGGCTGTGCAGCATCAGCTGCTCCAGAGACAGGTGGGGCGGACAGAGGCGCCTCCTCTTGCGGGCCAAGTGGCCCCAGGGGACCGGGCGGATGTgaacagacaggagacgagCGCGGGTGAAGCGGGTCTCTGGTCAATGGAGACTCGCCACCCGGGACAAGGGGAATTTTAAGTCACAGACGAGGACTGATGTCTTGCCGTGGGTGACTGTGGGAAACTTGATTACACCACGGTGCAGTGTACGCTTTCTTATATCATTACCGTCTATTTGTATGCGTGTGTGGGTCTCCCTTCACGAGGAAAGGCATACGACTCAACGAGAGGCGGAGCTGGCTTCGCTGTTTTCCATTCGAGACAGAACAAGCTCTTTACCTACTCCGCATGTGGGAAACGGGAAAAGACAGGGACCGATGAAAACTGGAACATTTTCTAACTAAGAATAGAGGCAACAGCAGATGTGCCTGTTTATATGGACCGCATACAGGTGTTTATTACCTCGAAATCTTTTCTGTGGTGAATTTTCTTCGTAGAAGGCGAATCAGTAGGTGACTGTCAATCACACTGGTttcggctgcttctccacaCTGTCTTCAGTAAAAGTCTACGTCGAATAGAAAAACTGGCTTTCTCTGAGTGTTCAAAGTTTTTATGTACACAGGGACCGACTTTTACATCGTGCGTGCCTTGAAACGGGGAGGGAACGAAAGTGTTTTCAAGACATTAGGTTCACACTGTTCGGATTGTGGCGGCATTgcgtttgcctttctctttcctacGTGTCCTTGGTTTACTCTTTCGCGCCTTCGTTCCTCCCCTCCTCTATCCTATCTCGCCCAGAGGGGCACTCCTGAAATCTATTTTTCAATGTTTTCTGTACAGAAATCTGTACGTCGTTCCTTCCGCGCTTTACCCGAACGCGCTCACGTGTACAAAATTGGAGTCCCGGTCGCAGATGTACTGGTACACTTCTAAAATAAAAGGCGCGATGTGCACAATATAGAAGCATCGATGGGAATGAGTTTTTCGACCAGCGATCTGCACGTCTGCGTACGAGGTAACCCTAATTTTATGGAGGCATGTCGGACTTCCCTTCGTGTCTTGGCAAACCGAGAGATGCGTCGTGGTGCCGCATATGcatttctcgccttctcaaCTTGAGGTGCTTTTGAAGGATGCACTACTCGCTTCCGAGGACGGGTCCGCCAAGCGATTCTCAACGCGTACAGTGCGACTGCCACACGCTCAGTTGTCTCTCTCATCCCGAGGTATATTTACTTAAGCGGAGACGCACACATGTCCGTATATAAACATGCATGTACGTTCTTATGTGGGAAGTTAGGTGTTTGTGTGGGTCGTATCAGGAAATGCTCCTGCTTTTTAGTGACCCTTTTTCCAGTCGCTTTCTCTTGAGTCTCCGGTTTTCTACCGAACTAGGAGACAACCAGAAAATCAGATCATATCCGGATACCGTGGTGTCGGGTCGCGTGCTCCACTCTGTGTGGAGGCTAGATTTTCCTGGAACCGGTGGAGGTGATTCTCATATCTGAATCTGAGGTTTAGGAAGTTGCCAGACAAATGCATCAATGGTTGGCGAGAAAAGCGGGTGAGTGATTCGGACAGATCGCTTGTCATGGCAGGTTAGATGTAGTTATCACTCGCACCCGTTAGAAAACATACAGATGCGATCCAGCCACTGGGGTAGAATGGAATACTTACGTCTGCGATCACAGGGCCAAGGACAAGTCGAGATCCGTCACGCATGATAATTCGGAAGCTCGCGATTTGGGGAGATGGTAGACCGTGCTGAAAGCCTGCTTTTCTAGAAAAGCATCGCAGGACGAACGGGAGACAGTGggctcctctgtttccttttcagatTTGTGTCAAAACGCTAGTGGTGACGGGCTCCTCGGACACGAATCAATGGCAGTTGACACCGGTTCTGTTTGAAGAGTCTGTCATAAGTTGCTGCATatgaaaaggaaaaggtCATGGCAGAGCAATGTGCTGCGACAGGCAGCCGAGCACACTGTTGTAATGGCTCGCTTGTAGATTTCCACTCCTGCAACAAGCCCTTGACCAGACAGCTTTGTCGCTGCCCCTTCACCTTTTCTCTGAAACACAGTGTCGGAAAGAAAAATGCGGATTCGCAGCGCCAGCCGTgctgggagagagagacctgtCGTGATTCTGAGGGCGTGAAATTACAATCACTAGTGTCACAGGGGAAAGCCGGAGAACActtgagaaaaagaaggaatcGGTGGAGCCATCAAATTCAGATTCGCCTGCCAAACTCGTAGCCAGGCGGCAGTCGCAAGTTTGCGTTCACTGTCCACAGATCCATCAGCGTGATGCAGCTCAAGCGGTCCTATCTCAGCGACTGTCACCACTGGCGGAAACACGTGGTAGTCGCAGGGTATAAACTCTATGTTCAATAGTTGTAGGATTCTGTCTCTCATTAGTTGCACGGCTCGAACTCAACTCTCAACCGTTGTTCCTTGACGGCAGGAGCAGTGCTGCAGCCACGAGTCCTTTCATGAATGATCTGCCGACTGAACCAAACGACATGGCAATCCAGTTCTCGTATTGCACGAGAAACCCTCGATGATTGAAGAGAGGTACGCGCTCTTTGCCACTCTGCAAGGTGGCGCATTACAATCCGTACTGAATGAAATCCCCACTTTCAAAGGCAGCGCCTGGCCAGCGAAGACGCCACTTGAGGGTACAATGGTGCGTACCGTCAAAGAAAATGtcctttcttccgtttctaCGGTGCTGGAGTCCACACGCCGTGGTCTTACTCGCAGTACAACGCGGTGAACGTGGACACACGTAGGTTAGGTGTGAGACAAAGCTTGGGTGTGTGTTCGTGGTATGTCGATGCCCGCGGGCAGTTTCGGGTAAAGAAACAGCGCGAGTGGGCCTGTGCCGTTGCGCATAGACAAGCACTCTGTGTTTGCGCGGCCTGTCTCACCTCgtcgtttgtttcttttgctACGCGACGATGTGTCACACTCGTCAATTTCCCGcctttctccgcttttctgTGTCACCGAAGTAATCGGCAGTATCAAGGTTGGACTGCTGCTGCATGCCCACCACCGAGAGCTAGACACGCTCTTCCCGTAGCACTagttctctgcgtttctgatTGTTGTGTCCCTCTGCTTTTGATTGAGCTACAATCACGATGCTCCTGTGTGTTCCCGCAGGCAAGGAGGCTGACTTCTCTGCGTATTTTTTCGTACTTTAACATCTTTTTGCGACTTTTTACACACGAGGAACTGCCGCCATCGCGGACTGTCTTGACGAAAGATTGAGTAACGTGTCAACGCGCGCACAGGAAATGAAAGCAAAGATGTCACACGAAGCACTGACTGAGACCGCAcgcaaaaggagaaaagaggacacCATGGCGAATGGGAAAGAAGGTTCCAACAGCGGAAACAGTCCCAGCAGCATACCAGCTGAGGCCATTGCAGATAAGGGGATCGTCAGACAAGCAATCaaggtgagagagacaggtgaaCGACAGTCGCCGAAGAAAAGAATGCACCGGCTCTTGCATGAAGAAGCTAGCAACCATGCCTGACAGGCAAACGCCTCAATCGAAACACCATGGCTCTTTCGCGGAGGAAAACAGCTTTAGTTCTCGAATTGGTAGTGTGCGTACTGTGCGCATCCCAATGAGGCAGACATatgctttgtttttcccCACACAAGCCTCTGCGTATTTAAGCACAGCCGCGTTCATGTCCACCGTTTCCCGAATTTACATCTGTTCTGCTGGCCTGGGGTATTCGAATGTTTTCAGGACATGTGGGTGGACACACAGCAGAGCTGACTCTGAGGGCGAGGTTTTGTCGTGTGTACGTCTTTGCTGTGCCGACCCACGCATCCGCAAAGAAGTGTGTTTCCCGTGCTTGCAGTCGTACAACAACCAGGATTGGTTGCATAGTCGCTCTGCCCGTGAAGTACGGATTCTCTGCGAGTACCTCGAGGTCGAAGATCggcttcgcatgcagaaagtCCTCGGCACATTTCTGCTGTTCGGCTCTGCACGATCCAGGAGTCCTGAGCAGTGGCAAAAACTCATGTCGGAGGCGCAGGAACGTTTGAAAGACCCATCTACCGCTGCacaggcggaagaagacgttcAGCGGTTGAAGAAGATTGAGTGGATGTGCCCTTACTGGCAAAAGATCAAAAACCTTTCAGGCATGCTGATGCAGTGGATTCAAActgaggaggcgagacaggtACGCGAATTGATATGCATGGGCGGCAACATCGTAGGTTCTCGTCGTGTTGCTACTGCTCTAACGAGATGTTGAAGTGCATCTAGACGCTAGGGAGCTTCATGTACTTGTGTGGAGTAACAAGGTGCGCCACTCGGCATGCTAATGTGGAAACGAAGGATCACGACAGAACCCCAGACTGTGGATGAAGATATGTGTGAAGTTTCCCTGGCAACAGAAACCTTCTTAGCCTGCTTTCGAGCTGTGCCCCTTCGTGAAGAAGAACTCGCGGAGGGACCTGTTTCGCCTAGACCCTTGATGGGTCGATTGCGGGACGCCCGTCTGTGGTGTATGTGCCGTCGATGCACCTCTTCCCCCTCCCCCGCCCGTGTTGgatctttctctcttgcagGCCGTagcgcgtcttctccgtgaAATCCCAGCTCCTGTAGGAGGAAGCGGACACCAATACAGCGCAGGGGATGTTGCAGCGGTGACTGACCTGTCTGAGCCTTGCCCTGTGGCTATCTGCACGGGTGGCGGCCCAGGCATGATGGAAGCCGGAAACAGTGGGGCAGCGTCTGTGGCAGGCGGGCGCAGCATGGGCATGGGcatttctcttcccttcgaGGCCGGCTTGAACCCATTCGTGGATGAAGGCCTGGCCTTTGAATTCCATTACTTCTTCACGCGCAAATTCTGGATGGTCTACTCCGCGCTGGGCGTCATCGTCGCTCCAGGGGGTGTAGGTACACTTGACGAGCTCATGGAGGTCTTGACGCTCAAACAGAGCGGCAAAATGAAGCGAGACATACCCATCGTTCTCTTTGGGAAACAGTTCTGGAAAGTAAGCAATCGGGATGGAAATTCGAGTCGCCAGGAATGCAGTACCAACCAGATAACTGAAGCGAGACTCCGTGTTACTGCACACCATACGGTGGGATTCATAGGTTTATATGAACTATCCTTTTTGGGGAAAGtgtatatactacgagttggactgcAGGTTTAAATCTTGATGTCTTCACATCCAAACAGTTCTCGACTCGGACAAGATGAGTCTTTGAACCAACGAGACTCGCAGAATGCGGCATAGGCGATGCACAAGTACGACCCAAATGAGCGTGAAACAAGAAGCTTTAGTCTTTTTTTGGGGAGGGTGCGTTTTGCGAATGGTGCCAGCCACCACATACGCGTATCATGGATTGTGTGGGGGACGGGGGGAAACTCGAGGGTTCTTTTCGATGCACCGTGTCGACTTCCGTAGTGAAACAGAAATGTGTCTTTTGAATTGGCCGAACAGCGAGCTAGGTTCGCGGGGCAGTGTGTGCACAGTTGGGTACGGCAAGAACACGCCTCGCCAACGATCCGGAGAACGAAGGTTCATTTTCGCCCTTGACACCTGCAAGCGGTTCCAGAGAGCTGGAAAGTGTTATCAGTGTGCTCTTGGAGTGGCCTGAGTCTTTCTGGGCTTTGCAGGACATCATCTGCTTCGATAAGTTGGTGGAGTACGGCGTCGTGAGTGAGAAGGACCGCGACCAGCTGTTTTACACGGACGACGAAAACGAGGCGTTTGAGTATCTGAAACAGTTTTTGCTCAACGACAAGCTCGTCCTCGGAGACCAATACGTCCACAAATCTCTCAGGCATGCGGCCCCAGGTAGCCGTGGATCGACGTCGCAGAGTGCGTCACCCGCAGGCGTCATTCaaggcagaggcgccgaCTACACAGAATCCATTTAGACGAGCACGTGAAGAAAACTCAATTTGATACTTTTGACCATGCCGATAGTACAGTGGGGACACTGTCCAGTTCTCCAGATCCGCTTGCAGATGTAAAGAGTAAAACCAGAAGACATCGTTCTCCAGACCACTGGCGAGGCATGTGCTCTTGTCAACTTTTTCCCGTTTGAGTCACGGGCGGAGCCTCGAAATTCTTCGCGGATGAATGCCTAGCAGCTGTTCGAATAAACACGAAACGATTTTGATGTAAATATGTGCACATTGGTATATCCGGATTCACGTTTATGTGTGCGGGCTCCTCATGCCTACGGTGTTTATCCATTTCGTGACACGTAGAGAGGTGCCAAAACAAGTGTGTGCAAACCCGTGCTGGTGACGGGCACATGCGTTCGCCGTTCCCACACGACCTGTCTGGAGCTTCACCTTTTGTCCATGAGATTGTAAATACGGAAGGGTAAGTATATAAAGCCGCGTGTGCTGTGCCCAAAAGTTCCATGTACGAATGAACTATTTTTGAGCACTAGCGCGTTGTACCCTTGTATGTAACAAGCGTGCGCGTGAGCCATGTCTACACAAGAATTGTGGCTGCGGAACTGTTAAAAACCGAGTGGATTGTAGAGTCGAATTTAAGAAATTTACAGTGCCGGGGTATTTCCGTGCAAGTTTTCCCTTCAAAGAGGAGCGAAGGGACAAGGCTTGCTACGCCGCATAGATGCATTCTGCGCTTCTTGCCCGCGTTGACCCGACTGCGTCAGATATTCAGACAACAGGCAGATATGTACACCGGAGCGTATCTCCATGCGCATATGCAGGGCTTCCACACACGCCTCCTCGGTCGTGTTCCTGCAGGCACGTGCACTGATAGATACCGACACGGCCGTGGGTGGAAAATTTTCCTGCCTTCGGAAATTCACGACTGCACACCTGTCGAGGTGCTAGATCGGAAAATGAAGATGGCCGTCGAGGCCTTTCCGTGAAGATATTTCCGGTCCACGCCTGCGGAACAATACCACCTATTGAACAAAAGCTTTCTCGCATCGTTTTGGCCAAGCATTACTGTCTTCGTACGCGTTCAACAGGCTACCCACACAGAGGATGAGAAACCAGTGCAAGGCGGCTCAAGTGCATTCGCGTTCGAACGCCGAGCACAATCGgatccacacacacatgccAGTATCGGTGCGAACGCACGCACCTAAATATCAAACCTCATCGGAGAGCGTCGCTAGCGGCCCTGtcaaaaaagaagacacatAGATAGCCAGAATTCGACTGGCCGCCTCCTTTCTGGTCACAAAGCTGGAGGTGAACACAT
Protein-coding regions in this window:
- a CDS encoding lysine decarboxylase family protein (encoded by transcript TGME49_236570); this encodes MKAKMSHEALTETARKRRKEDTMANGKEGSNSGNSPSSIPAEAIADKGIVRQAIKSYNNQDWLHSRSAREVRILCEYLEVEDRLRMQKVLGTFLLFGSARSRSPEQWQKLMSEAQERLKDPSTAAQAEEDVQRLKKIEWMCPYWQKIKNLSGMLMQWIQTEEARQAVARLLREIPAPVGGSGHQYSAGDVAAVTDLSEPCPVAICTGGGPGMMEAGNSGAASVAGGRSMGMGISLPFEAGLNPFVDEGLAFEFHYFFTRKFWMVYSALGVIVAPGGVGTLDELMEVLTLKQSGKMKRDIPIVLFGKQFWKDIICFDKLVEYGVVSEKDRDQLFYTDDENEAFEYLKQFLLNDKLVLGDQYVHKSLRHAAPGSRGSTSQSASPAGVIQGRGADYTESI